Genomic DNA from Haloplanus aerogenes:
GCCGCGATGTGCCGACCGCGGGCTCACTCGGCCGACTCGCCGCTACGGTACCGCCGGATGCGCTCTCGCGCGTCCGAGATGGCGGTTTTCGTCTCACCCTCCGCCCGGGCCTCCAGTTCCTTCAGTTCGTCCTGCAGTTTCTCCAGTCGCGACGGTTCGGG
This window encodes:
- a CDS encoding DUF7553 family protein, yielding MNKHFEDALYYIGRAGEHAKEGVMEELGPLEERFRELTGKEEEPEPSRLEKLQDELKELEARAEGETKTAISDARERIRRYRSGESAE